A single genomic interval of Lepisosteus oculatus isolate fLepOcu1 chromosome 12, fLepOcu1.hap2, whole genome shotgun sequence harbors:
- the rif1 gene encoding telomere-associated protein RIF1 isoform X4, whose translation MMATVHPNSSSLIPLLECLEDSSVPPTEQTDAYLTIANRLSGEDGRQFIPAVLKDVSRLSEVLKGHILSRNTELCQAALQALGYCVFHSSVVSGIPESKAEELLLALNTIAIKSADKNICTRALWVISKQNFSPELIGQKVPEILKMLEAVRAREDIQSAVVEHEALNVIIRLLEQAPVQMGEGAVRWAKLVVPLVVHSASKVRLRAAAALEMGMPLLVEKQQEVAAIAEPLMASKLIPELQKLFLSKNESNVLKLWPLFVRLLGRSLHRGGPFINALLHLEELGFRSSSPVVKKIAFIAWKSLIDNFALNPDILCSTKRLKLLMQPLSSIQVKTEALTLTKLEVWWYLVVKLGPHLSTNFEQVGVPLVQSTISSDSVLPSPATPARNASNPNSTVGQATPKTGPHSFPGSAATPRMTLSSSVHLLPAYPSIQLLGLEMLLHFLLGPEVQAVSAQERLQLSLEPLTHPLLASTSFFCKHSGVIISAVKDGFVAIGKEAPDSLLILIWKYLIGFVTAAVETAGSKKERQGSEALTLLLQALQSIVSSEALPAHRTLGLLEATVKGIPQKILGSPAYQVANMDVLNGTPALFLILLFYHNSLLGSCLTDERFFLCLETLVSSGFSGPTSPLAFSESVLSVVHRSADRMTNKEHLWRMWSIIVTPLTQSIMQTNEVNQGDALEHNFTAVHSALMLPITHLLSVKGFPQMTMKSLLRTWSELYRTFARCSALVATVEENVCCEELCIKMASGLDKEALSNPSTLEAVVSILTVIIECVDFSPYTPKFQQKTKSPHTPLSWTRKKSRPLGNLSAFLTLLERCLQCLPPPPPQPGPEGAPAAAAGLAGLLSSLFGGLSLAAAIREALSRLVAPLAVFYEQSAKTQNDVPKFYSSLGLKLEKLLGEILTCLQTRYTMAYDDELLAQLAPWLSVVFLHKSKQVRNQVAQFWNSTFAKVPTLQYPQQLRSVLSQVKQKIPIILPGFEAVEVDDEFSTQDSDSSSQLDTKISGMEVKTAGKRDSMLTRAADLKESAAPSPKPVAVKLDFGSPKIPRREFLLEEEKSVDFVFIPPEPKERVLTEHQKEVLRTKRVDIPVMYNNLDASQDTTLFSQYSQSQEDSVDNKTTNEKAEDAPGQEVNCEVQEEKMEAEEVPAVHKLDPEVDKDDSSVPAEMGTAEEEAAEKGSQSDVGPSKSAALTLGGKATGEESAVETEETSANISSSSVSSEIVLATPQKNASRRQSFITLEKYNSQGKASSPAQDGTFTGSPVSGVSKSDSQEDTETQTEDQTPEQSPCPDVEEEASLEENGSQRQDCSKREKAQDVAEKEEEKPEAEHPGISPSVATEEEEDEDECIPDTQTEPLRSDGASSVAEEVRSGSEEDAKDEAPSAESKENTPPTEDSEEQQVETQSSQTLSSPSEPRRSSRRRSKPVRPGETSESPERDGKDKLNKRNLKGKESKSLERKSAEVLVGRSEEQKGSSSVSSQMETRSQVHTAKKSKATPEGEERVRRRTNSSAVAEAEASQGGEAEDGTQESSQGRGRYRTRRSSQGLLSSIENSESDGSESREESLKDRKTSKRGKPSKRVDAQVTEGPPKNEQTGRGSVESEKMDIGSELEKQNTSLLQASGPEISTDTSMACETSTQAEPEEISEEQAHKTDDVTAALDAETSAKASGSENDASLRDESQSAKTPVENCSAEPPSASQSAGRRPLLHVCSHGKRARGRKRFKSCNCRIVAALRQGHARKLGKEEPELAEKNKTFSAGDELISENGASNLDGAPRGEGVLSSDNSVFEPSDVSSPLCSNGPVLCATSTGDLNPAGESEEKSDRVAPEGLKEQESVESSVPGNESSVEPAERQGVEVDDEAKPDSIETLVEEVSGKQGDKERPDFQQTEQMPEEPELSVCEDGGVGPEDQKKLEEEGEEMMESNCIEAAEVPLNNATVDEGLIELFSVSKQTLETTCLDSPPKQKDCNTAVAEHEVGQSPTSAKPRGFWSPTASPSTSILKKGQKRTLEDDTPSPLHKTRRVSFANPIHQQELADDIDRRSPVIRTSSSSPRSRNSTSSALSSATQQKFVTTPTKALLSLSPRSLHSPGFKSSKKCLISEMGKEPKPIPKDCVFPALVSCTAPVEAVLPQLTSNMWQRGFGQLVRAKNIKTVGDLSALTPSEIKSLPIRSPKLSNVKKALKMYHEQQRKVSSDDLKGFDETEKMTSEPEEKEAPVSSEEKTATDVAGVPVPAVDAKPVDIMTAVQALGTRLTEEELGSLSARQLVLMHEQLSDMMKTIVVQLQSRVGTPLGQSSP comes from the exons ATGATGGCAACCGTTCACCCCAATAGCTCCAGCCTGATCCCCCTGCTCGAGTGCTTGGAGGATTCCTCTGTCCCTCCGACAGAACAGACGGACGCCTACCTGACGATTGCGAA CCGTCTCAGTGGAGAAGATGGACGACAGTTTATTCCTGCAGTTTTAAAAGACGTTTCACGGCTTAGTGAGGTATTAAAG GGGCACATTTTGAGTCGGAATACGGAGCTCTGCCAAGCAGCGCTGCAGGCTTTGGGTTACTGTGTGTTTCACAGCAGCGTCGTCTCTGGCATCCCAG aaagcaAAGCCGAAGAACTGCTTTTGGCTCTCAACACTATCGCTATCAAATCGGCCGATAAGAACATATGCACGAGAGCGCTTTGGGTGATTTCGAAGCAGAACTTCTCGCCTGAACTAATTGGCCAAAAG GTGCCTGAAATTCTAAAAATGCTAGAAGCAGTGCGAGCCAGGGAAGACATACAGTCTGCTGTAGTGGAACATGAAGCTCTGAACGTTATTATAAG GCTGCTGGAGCAGGCTCCTGTTCAGATGGGCGAGGGCGCGGTCAGGTGGGCCAAGCTGGTCGTTCCCCTAGTGGTCCACTCGGCGTCCAAGGTGCGCCTGCGGGCGGCGGCCGCCCTGGAGATGGGCATGCCGCTTCTGGTCGAGAAGCAGCAGGAGGTGGCTGCCATTGCAGAGCCCCTCATGGCCAGC AAGCTGATACCAGAATTGCAGAAATTGTTTCTGTCCAAAAACGAGAGCAACGTGCTGAAGCTCTGGCCCTTATTCGTCAGGTTGCTGGGAAGG TCTCTGCACCGCGGCGGGCCTTTCATCAACGCCCTCTTGCACCTGGAAGAGCTGGGCTTCCGGAGCAGCTCCCCCGTTGTGAAGAAAATTGCCTTCATTGCCTGGAAAAGCTTGATTGATAACTTCGCCCTGAATCCAG ACATCCTGTGCAGTACCAAACGTCTGAAGTTACTGATGCAGCCCCTCAGCTCTATCCAAGTGAAGACTGAAGCTCTGACACTAACTAAACTGGAAGTGTGGTGGTATTTGGTGGTGAAGCTAGGACCACATCTTTCTACTAACTTTGAACAG GTGGGGGTTCCTTTGGTCCAGAGCACAATAAGTAGTGACTCCGTTCTGCCGTCTCCTGCAACTCCTGCGAGAAACGCGTCGAACCCCAATAGCACTGTTGGTCAGGCGACACCGAAAACGG GCCCTCACTCCTTCCCGGGCTCCGCTGCTACCCCCCGGATGACTCTGAGCAGCAGCGTGCACCTGCTGCCGGCTTACCCCTCCATCCAGCTGCTCGGCCTGGAGATGCTGCTGCACTTCCTGCTGGGGCCCGAGGTGCAGGCGGTATCCGCGCAGGAGAGGCTCCAGCTCAGCCTGG aacctcTAACGCATCCACTACTTGCCAGCACTTCGTTTTTCTGCAAGCATTCAGGTGTAATCATCAGCGCTGTGAAGGATGGCTTTGTTGCAATTGGAAAGGAGGCTCCAG ATTCCTTGCTCATTCTTATCTGGAAGTATTTGATTGGATTTGTGACAGCAGCAGTGGAGACAG CCGGCAGTAAGAAGGAGAGACAAGGCTCGGAGGCTTTGACCCTGCTGTTGCAAGCCCTGCAGTCTATCGTGAGCTCAGAAGCACTTCCTGCTCATCGAACCCTG GGTCTTCTTGAAGCCACAGTGAAAGGAATCCCTCAGAAAATATTGGGGTCACCAGCCTACCAGGTAGCCAATAtggatgttttaaat GGAACTCCTGCACTGTTCCTGATTCTCCTGTTCTATCACAACAGCTTGCTAGGATCCTGCTTAACAGATGAGAG GTTTTTCCTCTGCTTGGAGACCCTGGTCAGCTCTGGTTTCTCTGGCCCCACGTCTCCACTGGCGTTCAGCGAATCGGTTTTGAGCGTGGTCCACCGCAGTGCCGATCGGATGACTAACAAAGAGCATCTCTGGAGGATGTGGAGCATCATAGTCACCCCTCTGACTCAAAGCATCATGCAG ACCAATGAAGTGAACCAAGGGGATGCTCTGGAACACAACTTCACTGCTGTGCACAGTGCCCTGATGCTGCCCATCACTCATCTCCTGTCTGTGAAGGGATTCCCACAG ATGACGATGAAATCCCTGTTGCGGACCTGGTCTGAGCTCTACAGGACGTTTGCTCGCTGCTCGGCTCTGGTGGCCACGGTGGAGGAGAATGTCTGCTGCGAGGAGCTTTGCATTAAGATGGCGTCAGGGCTGGACAAAGAGGCTCTTTCG AACCCGTCGACGCTGGAAGCGGTCGTTAGCATTTTAACGGTCATTATCGAATGCGTGGACTTCTCGCCTTACACCCCCAAGTTTCAACAGAAGACCAAAT CCCCTCACACGCCGCTGAGCTGGACGCGGAAGAAGAGCCGGCCCCTGGGGAACCTGAGCGCCTTCCTGACGCTGCTGGAGCGCTGCCTGCAGTGtctcccgccgccgccgccgcagcCCGGTCCCGAAGGAGCcccggccgccgccgccggcctCGCCGGCCTCCTCTCCTCGCTCTTCGGCGGCCTGTCGCTGGCCGCCGCCATCCGGGAGGCGCTGTCCCGGCTCGTCGCCCCCCTCGCCGTCTTCTACGAGCAGAGCGCCAA gacTCAAAATGATGTGCCAAAGTTTTATTCCAGCCTTGGACTTAAG CTCGAGAAGCTGCTGGGAGAGATTCTGACCTGCTTGCAGACTCGCTACACCATGGCTTATGACGATGAACTTCTGGCACAGCTGGCTCCCTGGTTAAGTGTTGTGTTCCTTCACAAAAGCAAACAGGTGCGCAACCAGGTAGCCCAGTTCTGGAATTCCACGTTTGCCAAGGTGCCCACGTTGCAGTATCCTCAGCAGCTCAG GAGTGTTCTGAGCCAGGTAAAGCAAAAGATTCCCATTATTCTTCCTGGTTTTGAAGCGGTGGAAGTAGATGATGAATTCAGCACACAGGATTCCGATTCT AGTTCCCAGCTGGACACAAAAATCAGTGGCATGGAAGTGAAAACTGCGGGCAAGAGGGACTCGATGCTCACAAGAGCAGCTGACCTGAAGGAGAGTGCTGCCCCGTCACCGAAACCCGTGGCT GTGAAGCTGGATTTTGGATCTCCCAAGATCCCCCGTAGAGAGTTCCTACTGGAAGAGGAGAAGTCGGTGGATTTTGTGTTTATACCCCCTGAGCCCAAGGAACGGGTGCTGACGGAACACCAGAAGGAGGTTCTGAGGACAAAAAG AGTTGATATTCCAGTCATGTACAACAATCTTGATGCCTCTCAAGATACGACATTGTTCTCTCAGTACAGTCAGAGCCAAGAGGATTCAGT ggaTAATAAGACTACTAATGAGAAGGCTGAAGATGCTCCAGGACAGGAGGTGAATTGTGAG gttcAGGAGGAAAAAATGGAAGCTGAAGAAGTCCCTGCCGTGCACAAATTGGACCCAGAGGTAGATAAGGACGACAGCAGTGTGCCTGCTGAAATGGGAACGGCTGAAGAGGAAGCAGCTGAAAAAGGTTCCCAGTCTGATGTGGGACCATCAAAATCGGCAGCCCTTACACTGGGGGGTAAAGCCACAGGGGAGGAGAGCGCCGTGGAGACAGAGGAGACCAGCGCCAACATCAGCAGCAGCTCAGTCTCTTCTGAAATTGTGTTGGCGACACCCCAAAAAAACGCAAGCCGTCGCCAATCATTCATTACGCTGGAGAAGTATAATTCACAAGGAAAGGCATCCAGTCCTGCTCAGGATGGCACTTTCACAGGCTCGCCGGTTTCTGGGGTCTCGAAGTCTGACAGCCAGGAggacacagagactcaaacgGAAGACCAGACCCCAGAGCAAAGCCCCTGTCCCGATGTGGAAGAGGAAGCTTCTCTAGAAGAAAACGGCAGCCAACGTCAGGATTGCTCGAAACGCGAGAAAGCACAGGACGTGGCGGAGAAGGAGGAAGAGAAGCCTGAAGCAGAGCATCCTGGAATCAGTCCCAGCGTGGCtaccgaggaggaggaggatgaagacGAGTGTATTCCCGATACGCAGACTGAGCCGCTCAGATCAGATGGGGCGAGTTCGGTGGCTGAAGAGGTACGTTCAGGCAGCGAAGAAGATGCAAAAGATGAAGCTCCTTCTGCAGAGTCCAAGGAGAACACCCCTCCCACGGAGGATTCTGAGGAGCAGCAGGTAGAGACCCAGTCATCTCAGACCCTGTCCAGTCCGAGCGAGCCCAGGCGCTCTTCGAGACGTCGAAGTAAGCCTGTACGCCCCGGGGAAACCTCAGAAAGCCCAGAGAGAGACGGCAAAGACAAACTGAACAAGAGGAACTTGAAGGGTAAGGAAAGCAAGTCCCTTGAAAGAAAATCTGCCGAGGTTCTGGTAGGTCGAAGTGAGGAGCAGAAGGGCTCCTCGTCCGTTTCCAGTCAAATGGAAACTCGGTCGCAGGTTCACACTGCCAAGAAGAGTAAGGCAACTCCAGAAGGGGAGGAGAGGGTGAGGAGGAGAACCAACTCAAGCGCTGTGGCGGAGGCTGAAGCCTCGCAAGGGGGCGAAGCAGAGGATGGGACTCAAGAGTCTTCCCAGGGACGGGGCAGGTACAGGACGAGGAGATCCTCCCAGGGCCTGCTGTCCAGTATTGAGAACTCCGAGTCGGACGGTTCAGAGAGTCGGGAAGAAAGCCTTAAAGACCGAAAGACCTCAAAAAGAGGCAAGCCTAGCAAACGTGTAGACGCTCAAGTGACGGAGGGCCCACCCAAAAACGAACAAACGGGAAGAGGTTCGGTGGAATCTGAAAAAATGGACATTGGCAGCGAATTGGAAAAACAGAACACAAGTCTCTTACAAGCCTCTGGTCCAGAGATTTCTACCGACACCAGCATGGCTTGTGAGACTTCAACCCAGGCTGAGCCGGAGGAGATTTCCGAAGAACAGGCTCATAAAACGGATGATGTAACGGCGGCTCTCGATGCCGAAACATCGGCGAAGGCTTCCGGTTCGGAAAACGACGCTTCTTTAAGAGATGAAAGCCAGAGTGCGAAGACCCCGGTAGAGAATTGTTCTGCCGAGCCCCCGAGTGCCTCTCAAAGCGCAGGGAGGCGCCCGCTCCTGCACGTGTGCTCTCATGGCAAGCGAGCCCGGGGGCGCAAGCGGTTCAAGAGCTGCAACTGCCGGATAGTGGCGGCCCTGCGGCAGGGGCATGCACGGAAGTTAGGCAAGGAAGAGCCAGAACTGGCTGAAAAGAATAAGACTTTTTCGGCGGGCGATGAGCTTATTTCTGAAAACGGGGCCTCAAATCTTGATGGCGCGCCCCGCGGGGAAGGCGTTTTAAGCTCCGATAATAGCGTGTTTGAGCCCAGTGACGTGAGTTCCCCGCTGTGCTCTAATGGTCCGGTGTTATGCGCGACATCCACGGGTGACCTGAATCCGGCGGGTGAATCGGAAGAGAAGTCGGACAGGGTCGCGCCGGAGGGGTTGAAGGAACAAGAGAGCGTGGAATCCTCGGTCCCTGGAAATGAAAGCTCTGTGGAGCCGGCTGAACGCCAAGGTGTAGAAGTGGATGACGAGGCCAAGCCAGACAGTATAGAAACCCTAGTGGAAGAAGTCTCTGGCAAGCAGGGGGACAAAGAGCGCCCAGATTTCCAGCAGACTGAACAGATGCCGGAAGAGCCGGAGCTCTCCGTGTGTGAAGATGGTGGTGTGGGTCCCGAGGATCAGAAGAAACTAGAAGAGGAAGGGGAGGAAATGATGGAGTCTAACTGCATTGAAGCTGCTGAAGTCCCTCTAAACAATGCTACTGTTGACGAGGGACTAATTGAACTGTTCTCCGTGTCTAAGCAGACTTTGGAAACCACATGTTTAGATTCCCCACCCAAGCAGAAGGATTGTAACACTGCTGTTGCAGAACATGAGGTGGGTCAGAGCCCCACCAGTGCAAAGCCGCGTGGCTTTTGGTCTCCTACTGCGTCTCCTTCCACAAGTATCCTCAAGAAAGGGCAGAAGAGGACCCTGGAAGATGATACTCCCTCCCCACTCCACAAG ACTCGGCGCGTGTCTTTTGCCAACCCAATTCATCAGCAAGAGCTGGCTGATGATATCGATCGACGTAGCCCGGTCATCAGGACGTCGAGCAGCTCCCCACGGTCCAGAAACAGCACTTCCTCCGCGTTATCATCTGCCACACAGCAAAAG TTTGTGACTACTCCAACAAAGGCTCTATTGAGCCTGAGCCCCCGCAGCCTTCATAGTCCAGGATTCAAGAGCTCGAAGAAGTGCCTG ATATCGGAAATGGGAAAGGAGCCGAAGCCCATCCCCAAGGACTGCGTCTTTCCGGCTTTAGTCAGCTGTACAGCACCAGTGGAGGCCGTCCTTCCACAGCTTACTTCTAATATGTG GCAGCGTGGATTTGGTCAGCTCGTTCGAGCGAAGAATATCAAGACAGTGGGTGATTTAAGTGCTCTCACACCTTCAGAAATCAAATCGCTCCCTATACGCTCACCAAAGCTGTCCAATGTGAAGAAAGCACTTAAAATGTATCACGAGCAACAG CGAAAGGTAAGCAGTGATGATCTGAAAGGCTTTGATGAAACTGAGAAAATGACCTCTGAACCAGAAGAGAAAGAGGCTCCGGTCAGTAGTGAGGAGAAGACTGCAACAG ATGTGGCTGGAGTACCGGTTCCAGCTGTTGATGCAAAGCCAGTGGACATCATGACTGCGGTCCAAGCTCTAGGAACGCGCCTGACTGAGGAGGAGCTGGGCAGCCTGTCGGCGCGCCAGCTGGTCCTGATGCATGAACAGTTGAGTGACATGATGAAGACCATTGTTGTGCAGCTGCAGTCACGAGTCGGCACTCCACTAGGGCAGAGCTCTCCCTGA